From the genome of Halobellus litoreus, one region includes:
- a CDS encoding cryptochrome/photolyase family protein, whose product MTVWLLGDQLHPGVTPLQSTDHVLLVEAYQFAERRRYHPQKLTLVFSAMRHFRDDLCDRGYDVTYLRAETFGDALDRYFEANPADDLVAMRSPSHGADEWRQRLVRERGGTLTLVENDLFLTSPAAFDAWAGVDGSDEGDSGEPDADDETTFRQEDWYRHVRRETGILMAGAEPVGGAWNYDEENRETPPPEWSPPEVPRFEPDEKTREVQAFVADRYGDHWGDPNGFRWPVTREAALQALDHFVSVRLPEFGAYQDAMRGGEWALCHSLLSAAMNLGLLRPREVVDPAVEAYESGDAPLNSVEGFVRQVIGWREFMRHVYRRSMPELASANQLGQTASLPPLYWDGETEMRCLSEAVEHVHDRGYAHHIERLMVLSNFALIYGVDPAELNEWFHLGFVDAYHWVTTPNVVGMGSFGTDVLSSKPYAASANYIDKMSDYCADCPYAKSKTTGENACPFNALYWDFLKRNEETLRGTGRMGLMYAHVDRKDDAEWRAIRERADDLRSAAAEGEL is encoded by the coding sequence ATGACGGTCTGGCTTCTCGGCGATCAGTTGCACCCGGGCGTGACGCCGCTCCAGTCGACGGACCACGTGTTGCTCGTGGAAGCCTACCAGTTCGCGGAGCGACGCCGCTATCACCCGCAGAAGCTCACGCTGGTGTTCAGCGCGATGCGGCACTTCCGGGACGACCTTTGCGACCGCGGCTACGACGTCACCTACCTCCGGGCCGAGACGTTCGGCGACGCCCTCGACCGCTACTTCGAGGCCAACCCCGCGGACGACCTGGTCGCGATGCGCTCGCCGAGCCACGGTGCCGACGAGTGGCGGCAACGGCTCGTCCGCGAGCGCGGCGGCACGCTGACGCTCGTCGAGAACGACTTGTTTCTGACGTCGCCGGCGGCGTTCGACGCCTGGGCCGGCGTCGACGGATCCGACGAGGGCGACTCTGGGGAGCCCGATGCGGACGATGAGACCACGTTCCGACAGGAGGACTGGTACCGACACGTCAGGCGGGAGACGGGCATCCTGATGGCGGGCGCCGAACCGGTCGGCGGGGCGTGGAACTACGACGAGGAGAACCGGGAAACGCCGCCCCCCGAGTGGTCGCCGCCGGAGGTCCCGCGGTTCGAACCGGACGAGAAGACCCGAGAGGTCCAGGCGTTCGTCGCGGACCGCTACGGCGACCACTGGGGCGATCCGAACGGCTTCCGCTGGCCGGTGACGCGCGAGGCGGCGCTGCAGGCGCTCGATCACTTCGTTTCGGTCCGGCTGCCGGAGTTCGGGGCCTACCAGGACGCGATGCGCGGCGGCGAGTGGGCGCTCTGTCACTCGCTGCTGTCGGCGGCGATGAACCTCGGCCTCCTACGTCCGCGGGAGGTGGTTGACCCGGCCGTCGAGGCCTACGAGTCCGGGGACGCGCCGCTCAACAGCGTCGAGGGCTTCGTCAGGCAGGTGATCGGTTGGCGAGAGTTTATGCGACACGTCTACCGGCGCTCGATGCCCGAGTTGGCCTCGGCGAACCAACTCGGACAGACGGCCTCGCTGCCGCCGCTGTACTGGGACGGGGAGACTGAGATGCGGTGTCTCTCCGAGGCGGTCGAACACGTCCACGACCGCGGCTACGCCCATCACATCGAGCGCCTGATGGTCCTCTCGAACTTCGCGCTGATTTACGGCGTCGACCCCGCCGAACTCAACGAGTGGTTCCACCTGGGGTTCGTCGACGCCTACCACTGGGTGACGACCCCGAACGTCGTCGGGATGGGGTCGTTCGGGACGGACGTGCTCTCCTCGAAACCCTACGCCGCCTCGGCGAACTACATCGACAAGATGAGCGACTACTGCGCGGACTGTCCGTACGCGAAGTCGAAGACGACCGGCGAGAACGCCTGTCCCTTCAACGCGCTTTACTGGGACTTCCTGAAGCGGAACGAGGAGACGCTCCGCGGCACCGGTCGGATGGGCCTGATGTACGCACACGTCGACCGCAAGGACGACGCGGAGTGGCGGGCGATCCGCGAACGCGCCGACGACCTCCGGAGTGCGGCCGCCGAGGGCGAACTGTAG
- a CDS encoding response regulator, translated as MDGATSRVLVVEDEPDLAELYAIYLSDLYDVQTATNGETALEIVDAETDVVLLDRRMPDLTGDEVLEEIRARGLETQVAMITAVEPDVDIVEMQFDDYLVKPVTKEDLHGLVEILLRRANYDERSQEFFRLASKKAALESSPDVSVENEAEYRELAQRMEDIRTELDDTLAELSDDDFREAFASFPDIEVDESGPDGGDGPASQS; from the coding sequence ATGGACGGCGCTACATCACGGGTCCTCGTCGTCGAAGACGAGCCCGACTTGGCCGAGCTCTACGCGATCTACCTTTCGGACCTCTACGACGTGCAGACAGCCACGAACGGGGAGACGGCGCTCGAAATAGTCGACGCTGAGACGGACGTCGTTCTGCTCGATCGGCGAATGCCCGACCTGACCGGAGACGAGGTGCTCGAAGAGATCCGCGCGCGCGGGCTCGAGACGCAGGTCGCGATGATCACCGCCGTCGAACCGGACGTCGACATCGTCGAGATGCAGTTCGACGACTACCTGGTCAAACCCGTCACGAAGGAGGACCTCCACGGGCTCGTCGAAATTCTGCTCCGTCGGGCGAACTACGACGAGCGTTCACAGGAGTTCTTTCGGCTCGCCTCGAAGAAGGCCGCCCTGGAGTCCTCACCGGACGTCTCTGTCGAGAACGAGGCCGAGTACCGGGAGTTGGCGCAGCGGATGGAAGACATCCGCACCGAACTCGACGACACGCTGGCGGAACTCAGCGACGACGACTTCCGCGAGGCGTTCGCGTCGTTCCCTGATATCGAGGTCGACGAGTCGGGACCCGACGGCGGGGACGGCCCCGCTTCCCAGTCCTGA
- a CDS encoding creatininase family protein, whose amino-acid sequence MYVADQTWPELGDYVAEESVAIVPLGSTEQHGPHLPLATDHLIAEGLAREAADRTGFLCTPTVNVGVSPHHRQFHGTMWVDAPQFRDYVESMTRNLAYHGIDRVVYVNAHGGNVQHLREVGRRLRDDGTLYAIEWMWDESIPDLVEEVFEYNGPHGGPKETAMIQHLAPDLVREEKLDAARDGGVRDVEAAEHLQKNGARIFYDAAENSENGVFGDQTDATAAVGERLFEAAAEQLVELLEWLDDRRLDDLLAPAHVDPQPGSRRE is encoded by the coding sequence ATGTACGTCGCAGACCAGACGTGGCCCGAACTCGGAGACTACGTCGCCGAGGAGTCGGTCGCCATCGTCCCACTGGGATCGACTGAACAACACGGCCCGCACCTCCCGCTGGCGACAGACCACCTCATCGCGGAGGGACTCGCCCGCGAGGCCGCAGACCGGACGGGCTTTCTCTGCACTCCCACCGTCAACGTCGGCGTCAGCCCCCACCACCGGCAGTTCCACGGGACGATGTGGGTCGACGCCCCGCAGTTCCGGGACTACGTCGAGTCGATGACGCGGAACCTCGCGTATCACGGTATCGACCGCGTCGTCTACGTCAACGCCCACGGCGGCAACGTCCAGCACCTTCGCGAGGTCGGTCGTCGCCTCCGCGACGACGGAACGCTCTACGCCATCGAGTGGATGTGGGACGAATCGATCCCGGACCTCGTTGAGGAGGTCTTCGAGTACAACGGCCCGCACGGCGGCCCGAAGGAGACGGCGATGATACAGCACCTCGCGCCCGACCTGGTCCGCGAAGAGAAACTGGATGCCGCCCGCGACGGCGGCGTCCGCGACGTCGAGGCCGCAGAGCACCTGCAGAAAAACGGCGCACGCATCTTCTACGACGCCGCAGAAAACTCCGAGAACGGCGTCTTCGGCGATCAGACCGACGCGACCGCCGCCGTCGGCGAACGCCTGTTCGAGGCCGCCGCCGAGCAGTTAGTCGAGCTGCTCGAATGGCTCGACGATCGGCGTCTCGACGACCTCCTGGCTCCGGCGCACGTCGATCCGCAACCCGGAAGCCGGAGAGAGTAG